The following proteins are co-located in the Spinactinospora alkalitolerans genome:
- a CDS encoding EboA domain-containing protein — protein sequence MNAGAMGALPEEARRRLRALTDEITGDPDAIAVRFPAAARLVARGPADPADPSGLLGPTLDDRVRAALLAALRDAPALSGRPDLLAEEVAALYRFGDSDEKRAVLRALDGLDVGAVAPELIDDALRTNDPRLIAAAMGPCGHRFLTAPAWRHGVLKCLFTGVPLAAVHRLDERADAELARMAGGFAVERVAAGRAVPADTWRLVGEDPETLRALTAEARSPHPDRRAAAERALAERRRPRAPG from the coding sequence GTGAACGCAGGAGCGATGGGGGCGCTGCCCGAGGAGGCGCGGCGGCGGCTGCGCGCGCTGACCGATGAGATCACCGGCGACCCGGACGCCATCGCCGTGCGCTTCCCCGCCGCGGCCCGGCTCGTCGCGCGCGGCCCCGCCGACCCGGCCGACCCGTCGGGCCTGCTGGGGCCGACGCTGGACGACCGGGTCCGCGCGGCGCTGCTGGCGGCGCTGCGCGACGCCCCGGCCCTGAGCGGGCGGCCCGACCTGCTCGCCGAGGAGGTCGCCGCGCTCTACCGCTTCGGCGACTCCGACGAGAAGCGCGCCGTCCTGCGCGCGCTGGACGGCCTCGACGTCGGCGCGGTCGCCCCCGAGCTGATCGACGACGCGCTGCGGACCAACGACCCGCGGCTGATCGCCGCGGCCATGGGCCCCTGCGGCCACCGGTTCCTCACCGCGCCCGCCTGGCGGCACGGCGTGCTCAAGTGCCTGTTCACCGGCGTCCCGCTGGCCGCGGTGCACCGGCTGGACGAGCGCGCCGACGCCGAACTGGCCCGCATGGCCGGCGGCTTCGCCGTCGAGCGGGTCGCGGCCGGCCGGGCCGTGCCCGCCGACACCTGGCGCCTGGTGGGCGAGGACCCCGAAACGCTGCGGGCGCTCACCGCCGAGGCGCGGTCACCGCACCCCGACCGCCGCGCCGCCGCGGAGCGCGCGCTCGCCGAGCGGCGCCGCCCGCGCGCCCCCGGTTGA
- a CDS encoding sugar phosphate isomerase/epimerase family protein, with amino-acid sequence MSLRLGYGTNGFGGHRLDDALAVIAGLGYDGAALTLDHPHLDPFADDLAARTAAVARRLDDLGLAVVVETGARYVMDPWHKHEPTLVSAVGRERRTDLLRRAVRVAADLGAEAVSFWSGTLPEGTDERTGWLRLVDGVAPVLEEAERLGVRLAFEPEPGMFVDTLDGVLELRSRLGDPEPLGVTLDVGHCVCNEPRSAPETVRAAGPLLANVQVDDMRPGVHEHLELGEGEIDLPAVLGALVDAGYTGLASMELPRHGHAAPAVAARSMAALRRALADAGAPRTATTT; translated from the coding sequence GTGAGCCTGCGCCTGGGGTACGGAACCAACGGGTTCGGCGGCCACCGCCTCGACGACGCCCTCGCCGTCATCGCCGGGCTCGGCTACGACGGCGCGGCGCTGACCCTGGACCACCCGCACCTCGACCCCTTCGCCGACGACCTGGCCGCGCGCACCGCCGCGGTGGCCCGCCGCCTCGACGACCTCGGCCTGGCCGTCGTGGTGGAGACCGGCGCCCGCTACGTCATGGACCCGTGGCACAAGCACGAGCCGACGCTGGTCTCGGCGGTCGGCCGGGAGCGCCGGACCGACCTGCTGCGCCGCGCCGTGCGGGTGGCGGCCGATCTCGGCGCCGAGGCCGTCTCGTTCTGGTCCGGCACCCTCCCGGAGGGCACCGACGAGCGGACCGGCTGGCTGCGGCTGGTGGACGGCGTCGCACCGGTGCTGGAGGAGGCCGAGCGGCTCGGGGTCCGACTCGCCTTCGAACCCGAGCCCGGCATGTTCGTCGACACCCTCGACGGCGTCCTGGAGCTGCGGTCCCGGCTCGGCGACCCCGAGCCGCTCGGCGTCACCCTCGACGTGGGGCACTGCGTGTGCAACGAACCGCGCAGCGCCCCCGAGACCGTGCGCGCGGCCGGCCCGCTGCTGGCCAACGTGCAGGTGGACGACATGCGGCCCGGCGTCCACGAGCACCTCGAACTGGGCGAGGGCGAGATCGACCTGCCCGCCGTGCTGGGCGCCCTGGTCGACGCCGGCTACACCGGGCTGGCGTCGATGGAGCTGCCCCGGCACGGCCACGCGGCCCCGGCGGTGGCGGCGCGCTCGATGGCGGCCCTGCGCCGGGCGCTGGCCGACGCCGGTGCGCCGCGCACCGCGACGACCACGTGA
- a CDS encoding SCO3242 family prenyltransferase, with translation MRWRDAAELVRLPAALTVPGDTLAGAAAADWPDGRRTWALPVASTLLYWAGMVLNDYADRAVDAVERPERPIPSGRVSPGDALALASGLTAAGIAAARWGGGRRALRTALPLTAVIWCYDLAGKRGPLGPVLMASARGLDVLLGAGGRPRAAAVPALALTVHTAGVTALSRGEVHGASPATAGFAVAATLTGAALAAAPQRPKRPAGAAAAFAALFATTVGRAQAAALRCPDAGTVRGATGAGIRGMIPLQAALLARAGHPVRATALVCAGPVARAASKAVSPT, from the coding sequence GTGAGGTGGCGCGACGCGGCCGAACTGGTGCGGCTGCCGGCCGCGCTGACCGTACCCGGTGACACCCTCGCCGGCGCGGCCGCCGCGGACTGGCCGGACGGCCGCCGCACGTGGGCGCTCCCGGTGGCGTCGACCCTGCTGTACTGGGCCGGCATGGTCCTCAACGACTACGCCGACCGCGCGGTCGACGCGGTCGAGCGCCCCGAGCGCCCCATCCCCTCGGGCCGGGTCAGCCCGGGCGACGCGCTCGCCCTGGCCTCGGGGCTGACCGCCGCCGGGATCGCGGCGGCGCGCTGGGGCGGCGGGCGCCGGGCCCTGCGGACCGCGCTCCCCCTCACCGCGGTCATCTGGTGCTACGACCTCGCGGGCAAGCGGGGTCCCCTGGGCCCCGTCCTTATGGCGAGCGCGCGCGGCCTGGACGTGCTGCTCGGAGCGGGCGGGCGACCGCGCGCCGCCGCCGTGCCGGCCCTCGCCCTCACCGTGCACACCGCCGGGGTGACCGCGCTCAGCCGCGGCGAGGTCCACGGCGCCTCCCCTGCCACGGCCGGGTTCGCCGTGGCCGCCACCCTGACCGGTGCGGCGCTGGCCGCGGCGCCGCAGCGCCCGAAGCGCCCGGCCGGCGCGGCCGCCGCATTCGCCGCGCTCTTCGCCACGACCGTGGGACGCGCGCAGGCCGCGGCCCTGCGCTGCCCGGACGCCGGTACCGTCCGCGGCGCAACCGGCGCCGGCATCCGCGGGATGATCCCGCTGCAGGCGGCGCTGCTGGCCAGGGCGGGGCATCCGGTGCGGGCCACCGCCCTGGTCTGCGCCGGCCCGGTCGCGCGCGCGGCCTCGAAGGCGGTATCGCCCACGTGA
- a CDS encoding inositol-3-phosphate synthase — MSAPVPKQPPEPGAARLAGEGDPRPRGRIGAWFIGARGSVATTATVGSLALGAGLGARTGCVTELPEISGAGLPGIGDIVIGGHDVSAVPLTKRAEELAASGVVPAHLPAALTDALAAVDARLRPGVRALDEEPQRATAARVEADLRAFRDEHRLDRVVVVDLTSTEPPAPQTPALSDPDALERALDAGESPLPGSSLYAYAALRAGCPLVAFTPSPSVRPPALTGLAERMGLPWAGSDAKTGETLVKTALAPLFATRALQVRSWASYNLLGGGDGATLASADNAASKITTKGRGLESILGHPVDGPLHIDYAPDLGDWKTAWDHISFEGFLGVRMSLQFTWAGCDSALAAPLVLDLVRLMARAHETGATGPVGAFGFFFKDPAGSEEHRLAAQWEELTAWCARAAAGGGA; from the coding sequence ATGTCAGCCCCCGTGCCCAAGCAGCCCCCCGAACCGGGAGCCGCCCGCCTCGCCGGGGAGGGCGATCCCCGGCCGCGCGGACGGATCGGCGCCTGGTTCATCGGGGCGCGCGGATCGGTCGCCACCACCGCGACCGTCGGGTCCCTCGCCCTCGGGGCCGGACTCGGCGCGCGGACCGGCTGCGTCACCGAACTGCCCGAGATCTCCGGTGCGGGACTGCCCGGAATCGGCGACATCGTCATCGGCGGCCACGACGTGAGCGCGGTCCCGCTGACCAAGCGGGCCGAGGAGCTGGCGGCATCGGGCGTCGTCCCCGCCCACCTGCCCGCCGCGCTGACCGACGCGCTCGCCGCCGTCGACGCGCGGCTGCGCCCGGGGGTCCGCGCCCTCGACGAGGAGCCCCAGCGGGCGACCGCCGCGCGCGTCGAGGCCGACTTGCGGGCCTTCCGCGACGAGCACCGGCTCGACCGCGTCGTCGTCGTCGACCTCACCAGCACCGAACCGCCCGCGCCGCAGACCCCGGCGCTGAGCGATCCGGACGCGCTGGAGCGCGCACTGGACGCCGGTGAGTCGCCGCTGCCGGGCAGTTCGCTCTACGCCTACGCCGCCCTGCGCGCCGGCTGCCCGCTGGTCGCCTTCACGCCCAGCCCCTCGGTCCGCCCGCCCGCGCTCACCGGGCTCGCCGAGCGCATGGGGCTGCCCTGGGCCGGCTCCGACGCCAAGACCGGCGAGACCCTGGTCAAGACCGCGCTGGCTCCGCTGTTCGCCACGCGCGCGCTGCAGGTGCGCTCGTGGGCCTCCTACAACCTCCTCGGCGGAGGCGACGGCGCCACGCTGGCCAGCGCGGACAACGCCGCGAGCAAGATCACCACGAAGGGGCGCGGCCTCGAGTCGATCCTCGGCCATCCGGTCGACGGCCCGCTGCACATCGACTACGCCCCCGACCTCGGCGACTGGAAGACCGCATGGGACCACATCTCCTTCGAGGGGTTCCTCGGGGTCCGGATGTCCCTGCAGTTCACCTGGGCCGGCTGCGACTCGGCGCTGGCGGCCCCGCTCGTGCTGGACCTGGTGCGCCTGATGGCGCGCGCCCACGAGACCGGCGCGACCGGGCCGGTCGGCGCGTTCGGCTTCTTCTTCAAGGACCCGGCCGGCAGCGAGGAGCACCGCCTGGCCGCCCAGTGGGAGGAGCTCACCGCCTGGTGCGCCCGGGCCGCGGCGGGAGGGGGCGCGTGA
- a CDS encoding sugar phosphate isomerase/epimerase family protein — MARIDRTELGRRGFLRTLAATTVAVSAGTVSGALAAPAHAANGRLIPPGKIGIQLYTIRDKVAELGFRVVFEELARIGYQEIEFAGYTQSQVGPITVPQIRQLLDDNGLKAVGSHVGLSAWRSDTERELDNAEILGLKYVGTANAPTHVNTVAGYQAAAEEFNTFGAAAAARGIKFYQHNHAGEFAFADDRPDVRLYDVFLDNTDPDLVFLEMDIYWAFAGQYRYPGFDPVDYVNAHPRRYPLFHVKDGKTNPDNGNGYDIIEFGAGDLPYRRFFSSLRSRGAHHGIWEQDNAGSTAAPPHPVNSLGNAERSYDAMYRLRG, encoded by the coding sequence ATGGCCAGAATCGACAGGACCGAACTCGGACGGCGCGGGTTCCTGCGCACACTCGCGGCGACCACCGTGGCGGTGAGCGCCGGAACCGTCTCCGGGGCGCTGGCCGCGCCCGCCCACGCCGCCAACGGTCGGCTGATCCCGCCGGGCAAGATCGGCATCCAGCTCTACACCATCCGCGACAAGGTCGCCGAGCTCGGCTTCCGCGTGGTGTTCGAGGAGCTGGCGCGCATCGGCTACCAGGAGATCGAGTTCGCCGGCTACACCCAGAGCCAAGTCGGCCCGATCACCGTCCCGCAGATCCGGCAACTGCTCGACGACAACGGGCTCAAGGCCGTGGGGAGCCACGTGGGGCTGTCCGCGTGGCGCTCCGACACGGAACGCGAGCTCGACAACGCCGAGATCCTCGGCCTGAAGTACGTCGGCACCGCCAACGCCCCCACTCACGTCAACACGGTCGCCGGCTACCAGGCCGCCGCGGAGGAGTTCAACACCTTCGGGGCGGCCGCAGCAGCGCGCGGCATCAAGTTCTACCAGCACAACCACGCGGGCGAGTTCGCCTTCGCCGACGACCGGCCCGACGTCCGCCTCTACGACGTCTTCCTGGACAACACCGACCCCGACCTGGTGTTCCTGGAGATGGACATCTACTGGGCCTTCGCCGGCCAGTACCGCTACCCCGGCTTCGACCCCGTCGACTACGTCAACGCCCATCCGCGCCGCTACCCCCTGTTCCACGTCAAGGACGGCAAGACCAACCCCGACAACGGCAACGGCTACGACATCATCGAGTTCGGCGCCGGGGACCTGCCCTACCGGCGCTTCTTCAGCTCGCTCCGCAGCCGCGGGGCCCACCACGGCATCTGGGAGCAGGACAACGCCGGCTCGACCGCCGCGCCGCCCCACCCGGTGAACTCACTCGGCAACGCCGAGCGCAGCTACGACGCCATGTACCGCCTGCGCGGCTGA
- a CDS encoding PQQ-dependent sugar dehydrogenase → MNSAPRRLLSLLAGAILLSAFAIALPATANAAPATDWNNYERITLTKSVGEPVDMAILPDKRILHTARDGDVRLTDPGTGVTKVVNTIPVYANSEDGLQTIHLDPDFEENNWVYVYYAPPLDTPSGSAPNRLPEGEDESFWDTWEGNNRLSRFTWDEQAGALDLSSEQTIIEVETQRGQCCHVAGDIAFDSEGDLYLSTGDNTPASAPGANGYAPNNDAPGYNPGYDARRSAGNTNDLRGKILRITVQEDGSYTVPEGNLFEPGTEGTRPEIYVMGVRNPFRMTVDPETDALMWGDYGPDAGTADPDRGPMGYVEWQSTSEPLNAGWPYCHGPNAEYNEWDFATGTPGEFFDCDAPVNNSHWNTGLTDIPVPATEPQLWYGDSDDDQPWPELTAFGGGGQGPMGGPVYHYDADNPAPGKFPEHWDGKAFFGEFSQNYLAALTVDGPDGSVSQIENVLPNDHLDSIAAPPWRGIMDMEFGPDGSLYVLEYGTGFFTENPDAGLYRIDYAEGNKTPAGQFTATPSSGQPPLTVEFDASASTDPEGDELTYEWDFTGDGEFTATGPTATHTYEEKGEYFPRLRVTDTSGKFSLVSDTVVVGNTAPEVTLTTPVDGGFFDWGDPVAFDSTITDPEDGDAVDCARAAWQFGIGHDSHAHPGATGEGCSGTIPTPSDSDHGETENTYGVFLLTYTDGGAEGVPAATGEASLYLTPKLREAEWAGELSGGEIVDDSGASGQRKVGSLAEGDWISFDRFNFTGISGVTLRAASEAGGTVSLRWNAPDGPVIGEIPVDATGGAGDYVSASTFLGDTSGETGTLYVTTTGGVDLDSLLFRGHGVAEPAAAGDGLDALATAVADADLDRRVEKRLANKVDVAVRHHDGGRAEPAVAQLEEFQDMARADVPDSALAEELFWKAQGVIESLGD, encoded by the coding sequence GTGAACTCCGCCCCCCGACGCCTGCTCAGTCTCTTGGCGGGCGCCATCCTGCTGAGCGCGTTCGCGATCGCCCTACCCGCCACCGCCAACGCGGCCCCGGCCACCGACTGGAACAACTACGAGCGGATCACGCTGACCAAGAGCGTCGGCGAGCCGGTCGACATGGCGATCCTGCCCGACAAGCGGATCCTGCACACCGCGCGCGACGGCGACGTCCGGCTGACCGACCCCGGCACCGGTGTCACCAAGGTCGTCAACACGATCCCGGTCTACGCCAACTCCGAGGACGGTCTCCAGACGATCCACCTCGACCCGGACTTCGAGGAGAACAACTGGGTCTACGTCTACTACGCCCCGCCGCTGGACACGCCGAGCGGGTCGGCCCCCAACCGGCTGCCCGAGGGGGAGGACGAGTCGTTCTGGGACACCTGGGAGGGCAACAACCGGCTCTCCCGGTTCACCTGGGACGAGCAGGCCGGCGCCCTCGACCTGTCCAGCGAGCAGACCATCATCGAGGTCGAGACCCAGCGCGGCCAGTGCTGCCACGTCGCCGGCGACATCGCCTTCGACTCCGAGGGCGACCTCTACCTGTCCACCGGTGACAACACCCCGGCCTCGGCCCCGGGCGCCAACGGCTACGCGCCCAACAACGACGCCCCCGGCTACAACCCCGGCTACGACGCGCGCCGCTCCGCGGGCAACACCAACGACCTGCGCGGCAAGATCCTGCGCATCACCGTGCAGGAGGACGGCTCCTACACCGTCCCCGAGGGCAACCTCTTCGAGCCGGGCACCGAGGGCACGCGCCCCGAGATCTACGTCATGGGCGTGCGCAACCCCTTCCGGATGACCGTCGACCCCGAGACCGACGCCCTGATGTGGGGCGACTACGGTCCCGACGCGGGAACGGCCGATCCCGACCGCGGGCCCATGGGCTACGTGGAGTGGCAGTCCACGTCCGAGCCGCTCAACGCCGGCTGGCCCTACTGCCACGGCCCCAACGCCGAGTACAACGAGTGGGACTTCGCCACCGGCACCCCGGGCGAGTTCTTCGACTGCGACGCCCCGGTCAACAACTCGCACTGGAACACCGGCCTCACCGACATCCCCGTCCCCGCCACCGAGCCGCAGTTGTGGTACGGCGACTCAGACGACGACCAGCCATGGCCCGAGCTCACCGCCTTCGGCGGCGGCGGCCAGGGCCCCATGGGCGGCCCCGTGTACCACTACGACGCCGACAACCCCGCTCCCGGCAAGTTCCCCGAGCACTGGGACGGCAAGGCGTTCTTCGGCGAGTTCTCGCAGAACTACCTGGCGGCCCTGACCGTCGACGGTCCCGACGGATCCGTCTCCCAGATCGAGAACGTCCTGCCCAACGACCACCTCGACTCGATCGCGGCCCCACCCTGGCGCGGCATCATGGACATGGAGTTCGGCCCCGACGGCTCGCTCTACGTCCTGGAGTACGGCACCGGCTTCTTCACGGAGAACCCCGACGCCGGCCTCTACCGGATCGACTACGCCGAAGGCAACAAGACGCCCGCCGGGCAGTTCACGGCCACGCCGAGCTCCGGGCAGCCGCCGCTGACCGTGGAGTTCGACGCCTCGGCCTCCACCGACCCCGAAGGCGATGAGCTCACCTACGAGTGGGACTTCACCGGTGACGGCGAGTTCACCGCGACCGGCCCCACCGCCACCCACACCTACGAGGAGAAGGGCGAGTACTTCCCCCGGCTGCGCGTCACCGACACCTCCGGGAAGTTCAGCCTGGTGTCGGACACCGTCGTGGTCGGCAACACCGCCCCCGAGGTCACCCTGACCACGCCCGTCGACGGAGGCTTCTTCGACTGGGGCGACCCCGTCGCCTTCGACTCCACCATCACCGACCCCGAGGACGGCGACGCCGTCGACTGCGCCCGCGCCGCCTGGCAGTTCGGCATCGGGCACGACAGCCACGCCCACCCCGGCGCCACGGGCGAGGGCTGCTCGGGGACCATCCCCACCCCCTCGGACTCCGACCACGGCGAGACCGAGAACACCTACGGCGTCTTCCTGCTGACCTACACCGACGGCGGAGCCGAAGGCGTCCCCGCCGCGACGGGCGAGGCGTCGCTCTACCTCACCCCGAAGCTGCGCGAGGCCGAGTGGGCCGGTGAGCTCAGCGGAGGCGAGATCGTCGACGACAGCGGCGCCAGCGGTCAGCGCAAGGTCGGCTCGCTGGCCGAGGGCGACTGGATCTCCTTCGACCGGTTCAACTTCACCGGGATCAGCGGCGTGACCCTGCGCGCCGCCTCGGAGGCCGGCGGCACCGTGTCGCTGCGCTGGAACGCCCCCGACGGGCCGGTGATCGGCGAGATCCCCGTCGATGCGACCGGCGGGGCCGGCGACTACGTCAGCGCCTCCACCTTCCTCGGCGACACCTCGGGGGAGACCGGAACGCTCTACGTCACCACGACCGGCGGCGTCGACCTGGACTCGCTGCTCTTCCGCGGCCACGGGGTCGCCGAGCCGGCCGCGGCCGGCGACGGGCTGGACGCCCTGGCGACCGCGGTCGCCGACGCCGACCTGGACCGCAGGGTCGAGAAGCGGCTGGCCAACAAGGTCGACGTGGCCGTGCGGCACCACGACGGCGGCAGGGCCGAACCCGCGGTCGCACAACTGGAGGAGTTCCAGGACATGGCTCGCGCCGACGTGCCCGACTCCGCTCTCGCCGAGGAGCTGTTCTGGAAGGCCCAAGGGGTGATCGAGAGCCTCGGCGACTGA
- a CDS encoding ROK family transcriptional regulator, whose protein sequence is MLASRAETRTQARILRLLRDEGPLSRAELADRLQVSRTTIAAEVGRLTELELAGDAGPATSRGGRRSTIVDFRADLRFAGVDIGATSLGVAITDGRLRVLAKAAEEIDVREGPESVLPTALRITRELLAEQESPHRLVGAGVGVPGPVDFDRGVPVSPPIMPGWDGYPVRDAMARELGCPVLLDNDVNVMTLGEQHSGVARSAQNFLFVKIGTGIGCGIMVGGHMYRGVDGCAGDIGHITVEESGPICACGEKGCLEAVFGGAALARDATAAARAGRSRVLLDMLGERGELTAVDVGAAAARGDACSVQMVREGGRRVGLTLAGLVSFINPGLIVIGGRVANLGHLLLSEIRGVVYRRSLPLATGNMPIVLSELGDDAGVVGAARMVSDALYAVE, encoded by the coding sequence ATGCTCGCGAGCAGGGCGGAGACCCGGACCCAGGCGAGGATCCTGCGGCTGCTCCGCGACGAGGGGCCGCTGTCCCGCGCCGAGCTCGCCGACCGCCTCCAGGTGTCGCGGACCACCATCGCGGCCGAGGTCGGCCGGCTCACCGAGCTCGAACTCGCCGGGGACGCCGGACCCGCCACCTCGCGCGGCGGCCGCCGCTCCACCATCGTCGACTTCCGCGCCGACCTGAGGTTCGCCGGCGTCGACATCGGCGCCACCTCGCTGGGCGTCGCCATCACCGACGGGCGGCTGCGCGTCCTGGCCAAGGCCGCCGAGGAGATCGACGTCCGCGAGGGCCCCGAGAGCGTGCTGCCCACCGCCCTGCGCATCACCAGGGAACTCCTGGCCGAGCAGGAGAGCCCGCACCGGCTGGTCGGCGCGGGGGTCGGGGTGCCGGGGCCGGTCGACTTCGACCGCGGAGTCCCGGTGTCACCGCCGATCATGCCGGGCTGGGACGGCTACCCGGTCCGCGACGCGATGGCGCGCGAGCTGGGCTGCCCGGTGCTGCTGGACAACGACGTCAACGTGATGACGCTGGGCGAGCAGCACTCCGGGGTGGCGCGCTCGGCGCAGAACTTCCTCTTCGTCAAGATCGGCACGGGCATCGGCTGCGGGATCATGGTCGGCGGGCACATGTACCGCGGGGTGGACGGCTGCGCGGGCGACATCGGCCACATCACCGTCGAGGAGTCCGGGCCGATCTGCGCGTGCGGGGAGAAGGGCTGCCTGGAGGCGGTGTTCGGCGGCGCCGCGCTGGCCCGCGACGCCACCGCGGCCGCCCGCGCGGGGCGCTCCCGGGTGCTGCTGGACATGCTGGGGGAGCGGGGGGAGCTCACCGCGGTCGACGTCGGCGCCGCGGCGGCCCGCGGCGACGCGTGCTCGGTGCAGATGGTGCGCGAGGGCGGCCGCAGGGTCGGCCTCACGCTCGCCGGCCTGGTCTCCTTCATCAACCCCGGGCTGATCGTCATCGGCGGGCGGGTGGCCAACCTCGGGCACCTGCTGCTGTCGGAGATCCGCGGCGTGGTCTACCGGCGCTCGCTGCCGCTGGCCACCGGCAACATGCCGATCGTGCTGAGTGAACTGGGCGACGACGCCGGAGTGGTGGGCGCCGCCCGCATGGTCAGCGACGCCCTCTACGCGGTGGAGTGA
- a CDS encoding M48 family metallopeptidase has product MANSPDRTRVRLTAISSRAYEHPADRGALVALRSLRGFDEVFKRLSGLFNERALRLMFLSSSVRVSEQQFPEVHDYVRDAAYVLDLDEVPELYIQQNPRPNAMAIGSSKPFIVMTTGLFDLLDAEEQRFVVGHEVGHILSGHAVYRTMLLALIGLAARVAWIPLGYIGIRAIVAALEEWYRKSELSCDRAGLLAAQDPDAAKRALMKLAGGSRLAEMNTDAFLEQAREYDRGGDARDGLLKLLNLVGQTHPFAVIRLAELDRWISDGSYRRILGGDYPRRDTDTDASIGEEARNAAKSYQESWERTADPLVGTLRDVAGSAASAGGKLFDTVADRWKGAGRRDGGGNGTA; this is encoded by the coding sequence ATGGCCAACTCTCCCGACCGCACCCGCGTCCGACTCACCGCCATCTCCTCCCGAGCCTACGAGCACCCGGCCGATCGCGGCGCACTGGTCGCGTTGCGGTCGCTGCGGGGGTTCGACGAGGTCTTCAAACGGCTCTCGGGCCTGTTCAACGAGCGCGCACTGCGCCTGATGTTCCTCTCCAGCTCCGTGCGGGTGAGCGAGCAGCAGTTCCCCGAGGTCCACGACTACGTCCGCGACGCCGCCTACGTCCTGGACCTGGACGAGGTCCCCGAGCTCTACATCCAGCAGAATCCGCGGCCCAACGCCATGGCGATCGGCAGCAGCAAGCCGTTCATCGTCATGACGACCGGGCTGTTCGACCTCCTCGACGCCGAGGAGCAGCGCTTCGTCGTCGGCCACGAGGTCGGCCACATCCTGTCCGGGCACGCCGTCTACCGCACCATGCTGCTGGCCCTGATCGGGCTGGCGGCACGGGTCGCCTGGATCCCGCTCGGCTACATCGGCATCCGCGCGATCGTCGCGGCGCTGGAGGAGTGGTACCGCAAGTCGGAGCTGTCGTGCGACCGCGCCGGCCTGCTCGCCGCCCAGGACCCCGATGCCGCCAAGCGCGCGCTGATGAAGCTGGCCGGCGGCTCCCGGCTGGCCGAGATGAACACCGACGCGTTCCTGGAGCAGGCGCGCGAGTACGACCGCGGCGGCGACGCCCGCGACGGCCTGCTGAAGCTGCTCAACCTGGTGGGCCAGACCCACCCCTTCGCCGTGATCCGCCTCGCCGAGCTGGACCGCTGGATCAGCGACGGCTCCTACCGGCGCATCCTGGGCGGCGACTACCCGCGCCGCGACACCGACACCGACGCCTCCATCGGCGAGGAGGCCCGCAACGCGGCGAAGTCCTACCAGGAGTCCTGGGAGCGCACGGCCGACCCGCTGGTGGGCACCCTGCGCGACGTGGCCGGCAGCGCGGCCAGCGCCGGCGGCAAGCTGTTCGACACGGTGGCCGACCGCTGGAAGGGCGCCGGGCGCCGCGACGGCGGCGGCAACGGCACCGCCTGA
- the nadD gene encoding nicotinate-nucleotide adenylyltransferase has translation MPNEPTSTSEAAEGGRSRPRRVGIMGGTFDPIHHGHLVAGSEVAHLFHLDEVVFVPTGQPWQKETGKVTPAEHRYLMTVIATAENPQFRVSRIEVDRAGPTYTIDTLREMRDILGPDVELFFITGADALGAILSWRNVDELFELAHFVGCNRPGHRLTDTGLPDGKVSLVEIPALAISSTECRERVRKGEPIWYLVPDGIVRYINKTGLYLDDRVMDGTP, from the coding sequence GTGCCGAACGAACCGACGAGCACGTCCGAGGCGGCCGAGGGAGGCCGGTCCCGCCCGCGCCGCGTGGGCATCATGGGCGGCACATTCGATCCCATCCACCACGGCCACCTGGTGGCCGGCAGCGAGGTCGCACATCTGTTCCACCTCGACGAGGTGGTGTTCGTGCCCACCGGGCAGCCGTGGCAGAAGGAGACCGGCAAGGTCACCCCGGCCGAGCACCGGTACCTGATGACGGTGATCGCCACCGCGGAGAACCCGCAGTTCCGGGTCAGCCGCATCGAGGTCGACCGGGCGGGGCCGACCTACACCATCGACACGCTGCGCGAGATGCGCGACATCCTCGGCCCCGATGTGGAGCTGTTCTTCATCACCGGGGCCGACGCGCTGGGCGCTATCCTGAGCTGGCGCAATGTGGACGAGCTCTTCGAGCTCGCACATTTCGTAGGCTGTAACCGTCCCGGGCATCGGCTCACCGATACCGGACTGCCCGACGGCAAGGTCAGTCTCGTGGAGATCCCCGCGTTGGCCATCTCCTCGACCGAGTGTCGGGAACGCGTCCGCAAGGGCGAACCCATCTGGTACCTGGTGCCCGACGGCATCGTCCGCTACATCAACAAGACCGGGCTCTACCTCGACGATCGGGTGATGGACGGCACGCCGTGA
- the rsfS gene encoding ribosome silencing factor, with protein MTATDRAVELVNIAAEAAADRLAQEIVAYDVSDQLVITDAFVLCSAPNDRQVRSIVDEVEDRLRTAGAKPVRREGERDGRWVLLDYVEVVVHIQHEEERGFYGLERLWKDCPEITLPDTAKGAVREAEGSGDGS; from the coding sequence GTGACCGCCACGGACAGGGCCGTCGAGCTCGTGAACATCGCCGCCGAGGCCGCGGCCGACAGACTCGCCCAGGAGATCGTCGCCTACGACGTCAGCGACCAGCTCGTCATCACCGACGCGTTCGTCCTGTGCTCCGCGCCCAACGACCGCCAGGTGCGCTCCATCGTCGACGAGGTCGAGGACCGCCTCCGCACGGCCGGAGCCAAGCCGGTGCGCCGCGAAGGGGAGCGCGACGGCCGCTGGGTGCTGCTGGACTACGTCGAGGTCGTCGTGCACATCCAGCACGAGGAGGAGCGCGGCTTCTACGGCCTGGAGCGGCTGTGGAAGGACTGCCCCGAGATCACCCTCCCCGACACCGCCAAGGGCGCGGTGCGCGAGGCCGAGGGCTCCGGCGACGGCTCCTAG